Genomic DNA from Magnolia sinica isolate HGM2019 chromosome 4, MsV1, whole genome shotgun sequence:
AGTATACCAAACAATGTCTGAATGACATGATATTAGTCTCATTTTGATAGCCTATTGAGTAAGCTTTCAAACAAatccaagatcatgcaattctggGACAATTTGGGTGGGATATGGCCCATGTGCTAGTGATGTGATTTAGGGACAGTTTGGTCATGTTTTATTATTAGGGCTTTTttaatgatggaatgaagaatacgaaccatgaatgtcgtaagttcagttttgttaccaaatCGAGGGTAGACATTTGGGATGAAGATttgatggagaaccctgtatctgggtaacataaactttgAAGCGAGTgcattcccagtactccattcCGCATCCACATTACATAAAGCATGAGTGAGCATTCTTTTCTTAGATTCAGAAGGTTTTGCTACAAGATAACTAATGGAAATACCTTcgtcattgacaggtatatccattaacttagaaataagatgacggtccacatcaattggaccttctcttgTCATAATTGTAAATGTCAGATTCTTAAAAGAGAAGTCACTAacgcaagcatacatagcctgcgcgATGGAGTGGTATgccggtccaccccaatgtaatatgttatcccatcctacagactgaaggagaggaacaacgccatatggtgccaaatgatcaggaTTAATAGTTCGTTCTGCTATCACACTGCACAAGCGAATATCTCGCATATATTCAGGATCAtcctcgggtgaccgaagatggcacgCCGTGATAGGAtccgaacgagaagaagagggaccacgagatcctttttACAAGTTTATCTAAGGCTATGTTATGGAGGTGTAAGAATTATTATTATGGTTATGGAATAATAATtcaattttcatgtttttctttggTACAATATTTGGGGAGAAGGTTTTTTGCGTCTCTAGCATTCGGCTAAAGGATTGTTGGGTTCTTTCAcataatctctttttttttttttctttgatctatttgAATCCCCTTTTGGGGTTTGCATTATctaacctttgattcgtggatgctttttgttgaaataggaccattgcatatttttcatttaagactgtccaataaatgcccgCCAATCCAATAGTCAAAGACAAACTTAAATTTTGGCTCACATTACATCTAaattgggacccataatttggatggttttatTTCAATTACTCATATGCCACCTATGCAATTTGTAGGTAATTTCTAAATGCTGTACCATCTATCATAGTTTGTGCCATCGTATGAAAGTTTTTCTCCATCTCTATTTTTGTGTTTTTGCCATCTAGATTGTTGATCTGATGCGCCTGCCTCGAATGCCATTCCATGATGGGTTTTACCATTTTATGCCCCATTGTATCAATGGTATAGCCCGACATTGGATGGTGTGCATGCTTTGTTAGGCAATGATGGTGGTTGCTAGGCATGATAGGTGGTTTTTGTTGGTACATTTCACAACTTGGGTTGGTGAGTTTTTTGGTAAATTGCCTTAGCATGTGTTAGTGACTGCAATTTGTATGGAGCGGTAAAAGAGGTTGTTTTGGAGTTGGAGAGGGTAGTGTTAAAAAAagattttagacaaaaagaatgatGTAAGAAAATTACTTCGGCTTCCAAGAGATTAACGTTTGAAGCTGCTTATCTATTTAGATAGTCAATGAAAAATTGGACATGTGGTAGAATCTAGACACATCTTATGGATTTAGAGAAAAAAGCACGCGATAGAGTACCTAGGGGagttatgattatttttttttttgaagacacagggtgtccccacctattttttgaagtgagactaatccccgcgaatacacgcaatcacccacaacctcgtgtatcgggtaaagccaaggaggggaatcgaactctcACCTAtgggagcaaacctacggtgaagaccattcgcccaaacctcaactatagggagcaaacctaggGGAGTTATGCCTATGTGAGAATCATGGGTTCCTTGTGATGATGAATCTTCATCAGGTGTCAACATTAAGCCCTTACCTTTTTTGCACTTGTTATCGATGAACTAACTGCTACCATCCTGAACTAACTGCCACCGTCCAAGATGAGGTTCCTTGATGATATTTCTGGATGATATGGTGTTGGTTGGTGAGACTAGAGAGAGGGCAAATGCTAAATTTGGAGGTTTGGAGGAAGTTCTAAAGTTTAAGAGGTTTTGAACTTTAGTAGCACCATGGAGGATTTAGAATGCAACTTTTACAAGGACAATTAAAGGCAAGACGTAGTTACAACCGATGGTGAAGAGAGTCCCAAAGTGATTTGTTTAATTCCCTTGGCTCTAGTATTCCAAAGGATATGGAGATTGGTGAATACATTTTCAATAGAACCAAAGATGGATGTATGAAGTGATGATGTGTGCTTTTGTTGTGTTGCATGAACactatattccaatgaaatttagGAAAAATTTTGTAAGACAATTATTAAACCGGCTAAACTATATGGGCTAAAGTTTTGTGTAGTCTGAAAGTAGCATGAGCATAGATTGAATGTCACAGAGGTGAGGATTTTGAGATGGATATGCAGAAAggtaggaaggatagaattatgaATAAGGTCAAATAGAGCATTGCCAAAGTAGTCCCTATCACGGATAAAATGATGGAGAGTACAttgggatggtttggtcatgtgtggCGAAGATCAAAGACTGCTTTTTTGAGGAGGGGAACATTGATTAGAGTTGAAGAGCGTGAAAATTGGATGAAATGAAGAacttgagggcctgtttggaatgggggattaggtagtatggaattgcatttgggtCCATGCAAATTCCATCTGACATTTGGAAATGACGAGAAAGATTGGATTAATCCaagtatcatatcatccagtccTGATAGGAGATACGATGAAATTTCTGGTGGATCTCGAAATGCACTACATTTGTGGGCCCcgtattgatgcatgtgttttatccactctatccatttatATGTGCCCTTTACATGTGACAATCAAGTTGcatatgtgatgcaggacaaccctaattacgatgcatgctcatggacataattaaacagcggaaataaaaggaataaatgatttaaaattctaacagtaatcatcataactgagaaaatcataaaggaaacatgcaatggagcgagccatcactacaaccatggattatggaattcaattactacttaggttggatccggcgagggatgagaccccccgatcttgcatggtcacacccaatcgatcaatgaagatcactagtccgaagaaccaagaagtttctcggattagggatttgagaatttgggggtttagggtttagattggttctcaagattttgagcgaagaaggattagccaaaaccagaaaatagaaggaagaaaattatcaccttgaagaagttggaggggcgtaagaagaaattagaagaagaagagcgagggaagagaagaagcaccattagagagaagagaggaaggaggcaaccaaagggtttgcttttcattaatcaatagttaaaattcgagtttagggctttagcccacttaaataagcaaataaagatataaaattactaaaatacctctagaataagcaaataaagacataaaattactaaaagacccctaactaagtcaaaaacgcgcaaataacataagtacgggaaagtttgggcgctcggtcttctttctccaatcttccttcacatgtgtcttccctgagtggggtcttctatatgtccaatcacatgtgaaaggtcttcagctcctcaatggtcgcctatccacaaggacggtacttgtggttggcgctttcttcgttggtacaccttgaatgcacttgtgtccgcatcaatatGCATACAGGTGACTAGCATCAATTGTGAAATCtgatccattgattacaattccatggtccaccaagcGTAGGTTTTACCTAATATAATGTTTTTctcaaaggaagaatttgatcccaaacgtgggattggacggtcaaaataccatggtatttcagGACATATAATCATTgggcaataatggtgttaattccatctaatgcaattccataccatttaatcctgcATTTCAAACAGGATTAAGGTGGTGAGAAGGGATACGAAGGCTTGTTCACTCTAGGATATTATCTTAGGGTTTACCAATGATATAGGATTTGTAaagctgatgatgatgatggtagtGATGGTGGTGGTGTGATGCTGATGATGACTACGTCGGCAGAGATAATCCGACGATTGTGATAGTGATGAAGACAACGatgatgacatcaaaatttgaGTTCCGTCGCTGCAACTTCATTTCAAAATTGTTTGTCAGATTCTGTTTGTAGTTCCCAGGAATGTGCTAGTGgagtgctttttttttcttttactttttgaaAAGATTCAtgtgtttttttatttatgaaaaaaaaaaaaaaacaacatgatGTAAACACATGGCTTTGAAGCCAAAATTATAAAGACAGGCCAAATTTCTTGTaatgaaattttagaaaataCCATCTCTATGATTCATGATTTCATCGTTCTTTGGCAACTCTTTACAGAAGCCACTCTGCTGTCTTTCTTGAAAGCATATTTATTACATTGTTGTTTGCAGCTTACTAATACTCGGAAGATGTctggagaagaggaagagaacGCTGCAGAGCTAAAGATTGGAGAAGGTCAGTTACATTTCTTTCATTCATTTGATGTTTTTGGCACAATTCTGTCATGTTTCTTACTATATCAAGTCTCTAATTGTTGTTGGGAATATGATTTCCCTACAAgcatttttatgatttttatgaAACATTACTGTTCTTTTGGCATTATAAAGaggttttttttattgttttactTAATGATGTTGGAGTCCTCAACCCCTCTCATTCTATTGTAGAGGCCAATAGTGGGCAAGAACTTTTCCCCCCAAACATTGGATACAACTTATGCCGTACTCTCCAAAGTGCAACTCTTGAAATTCAAAATGTTCTGACTTGGAATCCATTTTAAGGATTCTTGTGGTTCTGGAGATCCAATTGCAGGAGAGCCATGAAAGCTATGGTTCTTTATAATCCTTAACTTTTGGACATTCTCTTTTAGTAGTTTTTGAATAAATGCCTGCTTATAAAGAATCCATTGAAGGGTAATCTGTTCTTCCATCCAGGAAGCTTTAGTTGCAACTTTTACCTACTAAGTTTGGTGTGGTGTTCCATTTGCCTCACAATATTATCATCATGTTCATTCTCCCATCACCAATTCACTTGAATTTTTACGCGTTggtttcatcttttttttttttcttttttcttccacctctctctttctttaaggGGCAATTTAATAATAAAGAAGACTATACAATCATCGGCACGGAGTGCCCAATAAAAGAGATGATTTGGAGATTGTATATGTATATGACTATCTACTATTTTGTTACCTGACAAGGGACATGGCAGGTGGGACTTTCAAGACTATAGTCAAATTCAATATCTCATTAGTTATGCGTTCTTATCTCCGATTCACAATCTTGAACTTCTTGATGCCCATGTTATGGTATTAGATACCTCAACCATCATCTTACTTGTATAAGGCTTTCATGACTCGGCTTCATTTTAAATCGATCCAATTGGACAGGAAAATTCTATTTTAATAAGTCCCTCATCACCTCTAACCACACTTCTAATAGTTCCTATGACACTCCTACCCCCACATTAAATACATCTTCTGGAGAAACTCTTCCAGAAGTTGGGTACATGGAAGGTGCAATGTCGTTAAACAAcacaaatgcgatgtttattgaCGTTGACAACGGTCCCCATTGCATATGGGGAGTGGTTCATTAAACAAAGAAGAGCTACATTAAAGAAAATGAACTCTTGATACACTAAATGTGCTGCTAAGCTCCATCTTTTGCTAGAGCAGTGGAAATCAAATTGCCATTGCtagtaacccaaaaaaaaaagggacaaatTTCTACCTCCAAGGTTTTTTCTTTATTGTAAGTAAAGACAAAAGCAAGCCTCCAAGGTTTTGCTTTATCATGACTTAGCCAAAGAGTAATTTTTTGGAGGTATCTAAATACGATACTCCAAATATTTGAACACCCCCCCCCCGGAGTGCTTTTGAGTCTGCATAAATTGCCTCCTGCCTTGCTGTGGAGCTGGAAATGGAGGATATTGCACCTTCGATATTTAAGACTTTCCCAGCCCCTGGTCTACCTGGATTGCTAGAGGAGGAGCTCCGAAGCTTAGCTCCACATTCACATTCCTAGCAGCAGACCCCAAACATATTTCTTTTTCCTATCTTCACCACCTAAATTAACTGTCATGACCTAATTAAAGAGAATGTCTGAATTCAACATACCTACAAATTCCTTGCACATGTGGGACCGCTAAATTAGGTACCCTCTAATTTTTACAAAGAGGTCTTGCCTTTTCCTtcccatattaaaaaaaatctgattatTCCTCTCTTCCTCAAGATGCTAAAGAGAATTGTTACTGGTAGCAATTGCCAAAGAACTCTTATATGTGTTTTAAACAGTTGCTATTCAtgcttatgaaaaaaaaaatcagcaattgTTCCTTGAAGCACTATCTAGCTCTTACGTCAGTAGTTGTcctattgcattacatctgcatgAGCTTAGAATATTCTTATCGGGCTTTTTACATGCTTGGACTGTGGTTTCAGAGTTTTTGAAGGCGAAGTGTCTGATGAATTGTGAAGTTGCACTAATTCTCGATCGAAAATATGAGCAGCTTCAACAGATGTCTGATGATCctatgaatcaaatttctcagtGAGTATTGAGTATTAATGACATCCATCTTTCAATTAAAAAATCACATCCATTTGTCTGTGTATTTTTCTCAATTTGTTTATTATTCAAGAGAACTGATTGTAATTTGATGCAGTTGAGTTTCCTGAACCACCACCACCACTGCCATCATATTAGCCTCTCCTAGTAGTCATTATTTTCAATTGCCCATGGCTTTGATGCTCTTATTGTTTTTAATTTCAGAGTTTTTGAGAAGTCATTGCAGTATGTAAAGCGCTTTAGTCGCTACAAAAATCCAGATGCTGTGAGGCAGGTTCGAGAGTATCCTTTTATTTCCAGAAAGTGAAGGCAGTTAATCTTTTGCTTCTTTAAGGATAACAATTTGTAGTAGCCACCTCTTTTCGAGGTTGGTAAAGTGTCGCAGACTTTTGAAAGTTTCTGAAATTTCCTATTGTGTTTTAGTATGTTTTCCATTTAACGTCCACCTAGTTACCTAATGCATACTCTGTTGGATTTTGGAGGAAATGTACAGTCCTCTATCGAAGGAAATGTGTAATGCCCTCAGGACTATACTCATGGGATCATGATCTGGTGATCCAGggcattgatctgatgggcctcactcTGAGCAGCCATGCCCCAAAATCTTCAAAGGGGACAATTCTAAACCTTTGATCAGCAACCTGCAAATAGACATTAGAAGCATATTGATGGTTTTAGCACAAGAAAGGGTAGAGACTGGATTGCTAGGATGTTTTAATCTGGGAGATTTGGGGCAGAGTCTGTACATGGTGGAGTCGGTCAAATCATGTATTGATGAGTGGAAGTATGGGCAAAATAGATTTAAAGGCCTGAGGAAAGTATAATATCCTTGTGAAGAGGGTCCTATAATCCTCCATCTTCCATCAGCTGAAGATCTTGTGAGCATGATCAGGTACAACTGGAAGTTTAACCTGACATCCGGCCTGGTCTTTCCTGCCAACATGCGACTTGTGTAGGACACCATGCCATGCAAGTGGTAGGCCCCGCCATGAAGCTCAACTgacacaaaaatcaggccgatttgCTTATCAGGCCACACAATCGCAGTCAAGGGACAACCAACTATTTGACCCTACATATACAGGTACGCCCTACCAGAGGAGTAgactggcttttttttttttttaaaaaaaaaattttaattttaattttaaattttgtgccaggtgatcttcatggtgggcctagcaTTTGCATGGTACGACTGTTATACGCGTGACATATTTGCAGGAAAGTCCTTGATGGACGTTGTACCCGATAAGTTCTCCATTTTGGAGGCTTAGTTGCCGGATTGTAGCTGACAAGGTAAAAGTAAGTGGGTAACAGGTAAGGTTAAGATATCCTTAATCACACTTGAAATTAAGGAAATAAAGCTCTCCTTAATCACACTTGAAATTAATGAAATAAAACTTTTAGGTTTCAAGAAATCCATGTTTGTTGCGGTGGCGttgatttcaaatttttttttttttttttgtgacttTACTGGAACTGTCCTATGTTAAAGATCTCATGTACTTGTTGGGGAATGCTTGTTTTTAAACACAGGTAATTTATTTAGGGATTGACATTAATTTGCTTACACCCATACCCTGTTAAGGGAATTCATATATTACACTTGTGCATTATTTCAATTCCCAGAATGATAAAATGGGTGTCCctaaatctttcaaaaaataagaaGGGTGTAAATGAATCTGGGTGGGTGTAGAAAGTCGTTCTCTTTATTTGTTATGTTGTTAATTCCAAGCTAAcactgatatgtaatatttaattATCGACTCCATTAGATGTACGATGGACTCTAGAAATCTGCAAGTGCCAAATAGATTATCGAGTGATTTTTCTGTTTGGCTTTTTTTGAAATATTGCAAAAGCAGTCTTTTTCTCTATTTCCTACAACCTTCTGATTGGGGAAAAAATCCATTTATTTGTCCATAATTTTGTCTTTATGATTCTTAACTCATCCATTCAGAATCTTGAGCCGAAACCAGCTAGCTGAATTTGAGGTAATATATGTCGcaaacttcttttcttcttcttcttcatttatttttcagAGTACATCTCAGATTTTCCCCCCGCCTTTTTTGTTCAAACAAAATCTGTTTTTATTGAACATATCACTTTCTTGGGCCTTGCAGCTTTGTGTTCTTGGCAACCTTTGCCCTGAAACTGTAGAAGAGGCCATAGCTATGGTCCCATCTCTTAAGGTCAGTTCTAATAAGCAAATATTTCCCTATGCTCCACTCTGTTCTTTTCTGTAGATTAATTGCATCTGCATGGATTTCAAGTAGGGCTGCCAACTGGTTGGGTTAGGGTCAGGTCCTGCAGTACCCTTACTTGAGCTAACCGTGTTCAGGTCTTTACAGTTcgggcaaggtattccgtaatagtaatggtggccataaggGCCACCACCATTATGATACGGGTTGTGACAGCTATTACggtctccactccctccctcccttcctgAAAAAAgaaacctgaagaacctgtatcGGCCCCATAATGGACCATTATGGGGTTGTTACAGCCTTTACTGAGTGCATAACGGCCTGTTACGGGGgctgtaatggc
This window encodes:
- the LOC131243026 gene encoding DNA-directed RNA polymerase II subunit 4 codes for the protein MSGEEEENAAELKIGEEFLKAKCLMNCEVALILDRKYEQLQQMSDDPMNQISQVFEKSLQYVKRFSRYKNPDAVRQVREILSRNQLAEFELCVLGNLCPETVEEAIAMVPSLKTKGRIHDDDAIEKMLHDLSLIKKFE